A single region of the Musa acuminata AAA Group cultivar baxijiao chromosome BXJ1-11, Cavendish_Baxijiao_AAA, whole genome shotgun sequence genome encodes:
- the LOC135597123 gene encoding receptor protein kinase TMK1-like, producing the protein MASGKTTRILSLCLLLGLVSVALGATDPGDYQVLDEFRKGLSNAELLKWPKNNQDPCGSPPWPYVFCAGSRVAQIQAKDLGLVGTLPPDLNKLSMLVNVGLQGNNLTGALPSFKGLSSLQYAFLGNNRFDTIPADFFVGLDSLQVLSVDRNPLNQSTGWTLPSDLANSAQLTNLSLMECNLAGPLPDFLGNMRSLNLLKLSYNSLTGEIPASYAALPLQVLWLNNQKAPGLSGTLDVVASMTFLNDVLLHGNQFTGRIPSSIAALTSLNRLWLNGNQFVGLVPANLTGLPQLQSLHLDNNAFMGPIPKASFSDFTFSANSFCQSAPGVPCPPEVAALLGFLDGVGYPPKLTKSWSGNDSCTASWMGISCAGGRTAIINLPNYQLNGIISPSLGELDSLAQILLGGNNLTGTIPSSLTSLKSLKLLNLSANDISPPVPRFPAGVMVILDGNKLLGKSTPGSRTPSGSSSSSAGSKTLVVVVVPVIVGVLVVLLAVLFLRCRKNWKKTAPTAIVVHPRDSSDPYNFVKTAVASTAKKIRFAKELRGNDGSCVVEEGNLVISVQILRSATRNFAPENVLGRGGFGVVYRGELHDGTAIAVKRTESAVRSDKALDEFQAEIAVLSKVRHRHLVSILGYAVEDNERLLVYEYMPQGALSRHLFQWRENQIEPLSWKKRLNIALDVARGIEYLHNFANHCFIHRDLKSSNILIGDDYRAKVSDFGLAKLAPDGKKSMATKLAGTFGYLAPEYAVTGKVTTKVDVFSFGVVLMELLTGLKALDETRPDESRYLASWFIKMKSSTENLKSIIDPSLAITDEAFDAVRAMAELAGHCAARDPYQRPDMRHAVSVLAPLVEKWRPIDDDQECPGTDFCQPLLHMVEDWQAADGGSSGSSLSLDTSKASIPGRPVGFAVSMASADGR; encoded by the exons ATGGCGTCGGGGAAGACGACCAGAATCCTGTCTTTGTGTCTTCTTCTCGGCctcgtctcggtcgccttgggcgcCACGGACCCCGGCGACTACCAGGTTCTTGATGAGTTCCGTAAGGGGTTGTCCAACGCGGAGCTCCTCAAATGGCCGAAGAACAACCAGGATCCCTGCGGCTCCCCGCCCTGGCCTTACGTCTTCTGCGCCGGCTCTCGGGTCGCCCAGATCCAAGCCAAGGACCTGGGATTGGTCGGCACGCTCCCCCCGGACCTCAACAAGCTCTCCATGCTCGTCAATGTCGGCCTCCAAGGGAACAACTTGACCGGAGCCCTGCCGTCGTTCAAAGGCCTGTCGAGTCTGCAGTACGCTTTCCTCGGCAACAACCGGTTCGATACAATCCCCGCCGACTTCTTCGTCGGGCTCGATAGCTTGCAGGTTCTGTCGGTGGATAGGAACCCTCTGAACCAGAGCACGGGGTGGACGCTGCCGTCGGACCTGGCGAACTCAGCCCAGCTGACGAACCTGTCCCTCATGGAGTGCAATCTCGCAGGTCCGCTGCCGGACTTCCTCGGAAACATGCGTTCTCTCAACCTCCTGAAGCTGTCTTACAACAGTCTCACCGGCGAGATTCCGGCGAGTTACGCCGCCCTGCCATTGCAGGTTTTGTGGCTGAACAACCAGAAGGCGCCGGGGTTGTCCGGCACCCTCGACGTGGTCGCCTCCATGACCTTCTTGAACGATGTTTTGCTTCACGGGAATCAGTTCACGGGGCGGATCCCGAGTTCCATTGCCGCCCTGACTTCCTTAAATCGGCTGTGGCTCAACGGCAACCAGTTCGTCGGACTCGTTCCCGCGAATCTGACGGGCTTGCCGCAGCTCCAATCTCTGCATCTGGATAACAATGCGTTCATGGGGCCGATCCCCAAGGCCAGCTTCAGCGACTTCACCTTCTCTGCCAATTCGTTCTGTCAGTCTGCGCCCGGAGTTCCCTGCCCGCCGGAGGTTGCTGCACTTCTGGGATTCCTCGACGGTGTCGGCTACCCACCGAAGCTCACGAAATCTTGGTCGGGGAACGATTCTTGCACCGCTTCTTGGATGGGCATATCTTGTGCTGGTGGCAGGACTGCCATCATCAATCTGCCAAACTACCAGTTGAATGGCATCATCAGCCCTTCCCTCGGAGAATTGGATTCTCTCGCTCAGATTCTGCTGGGAGGCAACAATCTCACCGGCACGATTCCTTCGAGCCTGACAAGCTTGAAATCATTGAAGTTGTTGAATCTCTCTGCAAACGACATCTCACCACCCGTTCCTCGCTTCCCTGCTGGCGTGATGGTCATTCTTGATGGCAACAAGTTGCTGGGCAAATCTACTCCCGGCAGTCGTACCCCGTCAGGTAGCTCATCGTCCTCTGCCGGCTCAAAGACTttggtcgtcgtcgtcgttcCAGTCATCGTCGGGGTTTTGGTTGTGCTCCTAGCCGTTCTGTTCCTCCGCTGTCGCAAGAACTGGAAGAAGACTGCACCAACCGCCATCGTAGTTCATCCCAGAGACTCCTCCGATCCATACAACTTCGTCAAGACCGCGGTTGCAAGTACCGCAAAGAAGATCAGGTTTGCCAAGGAACTCCGCGGCAACGACGGCAGTTGCGTCGTCGAGGAAGGGAACCTGGTGATATCGGTGCAGATTCTTCGTTCCGCGACGCGAAACTTCGCCCCCGAGAACGTGCTCGGCCGGGGAGGGTTCGGGGTGGTTTACAGGGGAGAGCTGCATGATGGGACGGCAATAGCAGTCAAGAGGACAGAGTCGGCGGTGCGGAGCGACAAGGCGTTGGACGAATTCCAAGCAGAGATTGCGGTTCTTTCAAAGGTCCGGCACCGTCACCTGGTGTCTATACTGGGCTACGCTGTGGAAGACAACGAGAGACtcctggtgtacgagtacatgccTCAAGGGGCTCTGAGCAGGCACCTCTTCCAATGGAGAGAGAACCAGATCGAGCCTTTGTCATGGAAGAAGAGGCTGAACATTGCGCTGGATGTTGCCAGGGGAATCGAGTATCTGCACAACTTCGCTAACCATTGCTTCATCCACAGGGACCTCAAGTCGTCAAACATACTTATCGGTGATGACTACAGAGCCAAAGTCTCAGACTTTGGCCTCGCCAAACTTGCTCCTGATGGCAAGAAATCTATGGCGACTAAACTTGCAGGAACCTTTGGGTATTTAGCTCCAGAGTATGCTG TGACCGGGAAGGTTACGACCAAGGTTGATGTCTTCAGCTTCGGGGTGGTGCTGATGGAGTTACTGACTGGTCTGAAGGCTCTCGATGAGACTCGTCCTGATGAGAGCCGCTACCTGGCGTCCTGGTTCATCAAGATGAAGAGCAGCACGGAGAATCTCAAGAGCATCATCGACCCGTCTCTTGCCATCACGGACGAGGCCTTCGACGCTGTCCGCGCGATGGCGGAGCTCGCGGGTCACTGCGCGGCGCGGGACCCGTATCAGCGGCCGGACATGCGACACGCGGTCAGCGTGCTCGCGCCGCTCGTCGAGAAGTGGAGGCCCATCGACGACGATCAGGAGTGTCCGGGGACGGACTTCTGCCAGCCGCTTCTCCACATGGTGGAGGATTGGCAAGCGGCGGATGGTGGTTCGAGTGGCAGCTCGTTGAGCCTGGATACAAGCAAGGCGAGCATCCCGGGGAGACCTGTCGGGTTTGCGGTGTCCATGGCATCCGCGGACGGCCGGTGA
- the LOC103970757 gene encoding large ribosomal subunit protein uL3 translates to MSHRKFEHPRHGSLGFLPRKRASRHRGKVKSFPRDDPTKPCRLTAFLGYKSGMTHIVREVDKPGSKLHKKETCEAVTIVETPPMVVVGVVAYVKTPRGLRSLNTVWAQHLSEEVRRRFYKSWYKSKKKAFMKYSKKYESEEGKKEIQTQLEKMKKYASVIRVLAHTQIRKMKGLKQKKAHLMEIQVNGGTVAQKVDYAYSFFEKQIPIDAVFQKDEMIDVIGVTKGKGYEGVVTRWGVTRLPRKTHRGLRKVACIGAWHPARVSYTVARAGQNGYHHRTEMNKKIYKIGKAGDESHTAVTEFDRTEKDITPMGGFPHYGIVKDDYLMIKGCCVGPKKRVVTLRQSLLKQTSRVALEEIKLKFIDTSSKFGHGRFQTTQEKQKFYGRLKV, encoded by the exons ATGTCTCACCGAAAGTTTGAGCACCCAAGGCATGGGTCGCTTGGGTTTCTTCCACGGAAGCGAGCGTCTCGTCACCGTGGAAAAG TGAAGTCCTTTCCCAGAGATGACCCAACTAAACCCTGCAGGCTGACCGCATTCCTTGGTTACAAGTCTGGAATGACTCACATTGTACGTGAGGTCGACAAACCAGGGTCAA AGCTCCACAAGAAGGAGACATGTGAGGCTGTGACCATAGTAGAAACTCCACCAATGGTTGTTGTTGGTGTTGTTGCTTATGTGAAGACTCCACGGGGTCTTCGGTCTCTTAATACTGTATGGGCTCAGCATCTGAGTGAGGAAGTAAGGAGGAGATTCTACAAGAGCTGGTACAAAAGCAAGAAGAAGGCTTTTATGAAGTACTCTAAGAAATATGAAAGTGAGGAGGGAAAGAAAGAGATTCAGACACAGCTGGAAAAGATGAAGAAATATGCATCTGTTATCCGTGTTCTGGCCCACACTCAG ATAAGGAAGATGAAGGGTCTGAAACAGAAAAAAGCTCACCTGATGGAGATCCAGGTTAATGGAGGGACTGTGGCGCAGAAAGTGGATTATGCATACAGCTTCTTTGAAAAGCAAATCCCCATTGATGCTGTATTTCAGAAAGATGAGATGATCGATGTTATTGGTGTCACCAAAGGTAAGGGTTACGAAGGTGTGGTGACTCGTTGGGGTGTCACCCGCCTCCCGCGCAAGACACATAGGGGACTGCGCAAGGTTGCCTGTATCGGTGCATGGCATCCTGCCAGGGTATCCTACACTGTAGCCCGTGCTGGACAGAATGGCTACCACCACCGTACTGAAATGAACAAAAAGATATACAAAATTGGTAAAGCTGGAGATGAGTCACACACTGCTGTTACAGAGTTTGACAG AACGGAGAAAGATATTACGCCCATGGGTGGATTCCCGCACTATGGTATTGTGAAAGATGACTATCTCATGATTAAGGGTTGCTGTGTGGGGCCGAAAAAGAGGGTCGTTACGCTTCGTCAATCCCTACTGAAGCAAACCTCCCGCGTGGCCCTCGAGGAGATCAAGCTGAAGTTCATCGATACTTCTTCCAAGTTCGGGCATGGGCGCTTCCAGACTACTCAGGAGAAGCAGAAATTCTATGGTAGGCTGAAGGTGTGA
- the LOC103970758 gene encoding uncharacterized protein LOC103970758, producing the protein MGACASRFKVLKAETNAPVTRETEPTETKGKEAIVVDVKQAETYGEVEGENSRQSLEFLLKEVEVKESAAPTEQSKTERPEEQVDEITASTITDEKATTVEKPSDAVRPAANVESKTETAAHVVDQHSKTEPPVVEVERPAAAADAAACEKPAAVATKTTVTENTAAVTETKKTSEARAKESNAVGKVEIKNTVN; encoded by the exons ATGGGTGCGTGTGCATCGAGGTTTAAGGTATTGAAGGCGGAAACAAACGCGCCTGTGACGAGGGAAACCGAGCCAACTGAGACGAAGGGGAAGGAAGCCATAGTGGTCGACGTAAAGCAAGCGGAAACTTACGGTGAAGTGGAAGGGGAGAACAGTCGCCAGTCTCTTGAGTTCCTTCTGAAAGAG GTAGAAGTAAAAGAATCTGCTGCTCCCACGGAGCAATCCAAAACAGAGCGTCCTGAGGAACAAGTAGACGAGATTACAGCAAGCACCATAACAGATGAGAAGGCAACTACTGTG GAAAAGCCTTCGGACGCAGTGCGACCTGCAGCAAATGTCGAATCCAAAACGGAGACAGCTGCGCATGTGGTCGATCAACATTCCAAGACAGAGCCGCCTGTGGTGGAAGTCGAGAGACCTGCAGCGGCCGCAGATGCTGCCGCTTGCGAGAAGCCGGCCGCGGTGGCAACCAAAACCACCGTTACTGAGAACACAGCTGCGGTGACGGAAACCAAGAAAACCAGTGAAGCACGAGCGAAAGAATCCAACGCAGTCGGGAAGGTGGAAATCAAGAACACTGTAAATTAA